A section of the Suncus etruscus isolate mSunEtr1 chromosome X, mSunEtr1.pri.cur, whole genome shotgun sequence genome encodes:
- the TSC22D3 gene encoding TSC22 domain family protein 3 isoform X2, with protein sequence MDLVKNHLMYAVREEVEILKEQIRELVEKNSQLERENTLLKTLASPEQLEKFQSRLSPEEPAAPKAPQAPEASGGSAV encoded by the exons ATG GATCTAGTGAAGAATCACCTTATGTATGCTGTGAGAGAGGAGGTGGAGATCCTGAAGGAGCAGATCCGAGAGCTGGTGGAGAAGAATTCCCAGCTGGAGCGTGAAAACACCCTGCTGAAGACCTTGGCGAGTCCAGAGCAGCTGGAGAAGTTCCAGTCCCGCCTGAGCCCCGAAGAGCCAGCAGCTCCCAAAGCCCCACAAGCGCCTGAGGCCTCTGGTGGCTCTGCAGTATAA
- the TSC22D3 gene encoding TSC22 domain family protein 3 isoform X1, with the protein MNTDMYPTPMEVAVYQLHNFNISFFSSLLGGDVVSVKLDNSASGASVVALDNKIEQAMDLVKNHLMYAVREEVEILKEQIRELVEKNSQLERENTLLKTLASPEQLEKFQSRLSPEEPAAPKAPQAPEASGGSAV; encoded by the exons ATGAACACTGACATGTACCCGACCCCCATGGAGGTGGCGGTGTATCAGCTACACAATTTCAAcatctccttcttctcttccctgCTCGGAGGGGATGTGGTTTCCGTTAAGCTGGACAACAG TGCTTCTGGAGCTAGCGTGGTGGCCCTCGACAACAAGATTGAGCAGGCCATG GATCTAGTGAAGAATCACCTTATGTATGCTGTGAGAGAGGAGGTGGAGATCCTGAAGGAGCAGATCCGAGAGCTGGTGGAGAAGAATTCCCAGCTGGAGCGTGAAAACACCCTGCTGAAGACCTTGGCGAGTCCAGAGCAGCTGGAGAAGTTCCAGTCCCGCCTGAGCCCCGAAGAGCCAGCAGCTCCCAAAGCCCCACAAGCGCCTGAGGCCTCTGGTGGCTCTGCAGTATAA
- the LOC125999562 gene encoding small nuclear ribonucleoprotein F-like produces MSLPLNPKPFLNGLTGKPVMVKLKWGMEYKGYLVSVDGYMNMQLVNTEEYIDGALSGHLSEVLIRCNNVLYIRGVEEEEEDGEMRE; encoded by the coding sequence ATGAGTTTACCCCTTAATCCTAAACCATTCCTCAATGGATTAACAGGAAAACCAGTAATGGTGAAACTGAAGTGGGGAATGGAGTACAAAGGGTACCTGGTCTCTGTAGATGGCTATATGAATATGCAGCTAGTAAATACAGAAGAATACATAGATGGAGCATTATCGGGACATCTGAGTGAAGTTTTAATAAGGTGTAATAATGTCCTTTATATTAGAGGtgttgaagaagaagaagaagatggggaAATGAGAGAGTAG